A window of Amaranthus tricolor cultivar Red isolate AtriRed21 chromosome 8, ASM2621246v1, whole genome shotgun sequence genomic DNA:
AGTTCATTGGGCTACTTGTTTGGAAGTGGAGAGGCTCCTAAGCCAGCGGCTAATAATCCTCCTGCCAATACTAGTGCTGCACCGGCTGTAAAAGATGCACCAAAGCCTGTTGTTAATTCCCAGCCTGTAGATTTTAAGAATGTTCCTGCTGgtgttaataataatataaacaactATCACCGTGCTGATGGTCAGAACACTGGCAATTTCATCACGGTATAGCTTGCTACACtattaactttttcttttggCACCTCTTTAGTTTATGcatatataatttgttttgaattgcCCTTTGCTACTTGTTATTGGCTTGTTTCATTGTTTGAATTCAATCATAGATACCAGCAATATCTCAAGATTga
This region includes:
- the LOC130820590 gene encoding protein SPIRAL1-like 1, whose product is MGRGVSSGGGQSSLGYLFGSGEAPKPAANNPPANTSAAPAVKDAPKPVVNSQPVDFKNVPAGVNNNINNYHRADGQNTGNFITDRPSTKVHAAPGGGSSLGYLFGGGSK